In one window of Oryza sativa Japonica Group chromosome 9, ASM3414082v1 DNA:
- the LOC136351686 gene encoding uncharacterized protein, translating into MPRAAPRRRRAAPPPSRCRHTENVNERTNVNENKLLVMDPNRSSGYYDFLNDPDLAHPFGQASTQGDFSHPHNDFPYAHAQFPLFSTQPPPAAAGNGGPTAASRCGVRQRVQANPGSQDDGKARMYYTRDEDLRLVSAWLENSTDPIEGNARKGDTYWRQVADTYNATTEDDRKRDPKHLKGHWHKHTRKVSAFNGIYVQLRDNYQSGRSEEMLMDQAMELYQSREGHPFTLGYWWKAVRDSPKWNAHICLLGHGPRKIRAEFDVNAPPVEEQPAQVRPAGIKRAKKGRQSDYSAELAELIKHLCKAHASQQEETASMKDFQQKLSGEKVEAATLNLQAAKEKTKAKLIDQQTKMLDKFTQMISVDTSSMEPWAREAHIKACTLMSDQLWGKGATLE; encoded by the exons CTTCTTGTCATGGATCCGAACCGCTCAAGTGGGTACTACGATTTCTTGAATGATCCCGATCTGGCGCACCCGTTTGGTCAAGCCTCCACCCAAGGCGATTTCTCTCATCCGCACAACGACTTCCCCTACGCTCATGCTcagttccccctcttctctacccagccaccaccagcagcagccggCAATGGTGGCCCGACAGCGGCCTCCAGATGTGGGGTGAGGCAACGTGTGCAGGCAAATCCAGGCAGCCAAGACGATGGGAAGGCGAGGATGTACTACACTCGTGATGAGGACCTACGCCTG GTCAGTGCTTGGCTTGAGAACTCAACAGATCCAATCGAGGGGAATGCAAGGAAGGGTGACACATACTGGAGGCAGGTTGCAGATACCTACAATGCAACCACAGAAGATGACAGGAAAAGGGACCCCAAGCACCTCAAGGGCCATTGGCACAAACACACAAGGAAGGTTTCAGCATTCAATGGGATCTATGTGCAGCTGAGGGATAACTACCAAAGTGGCCGGTCTGAAGAAATGCTAATGGACCAAGCTATGGAGCTGTACCAGAGTAGGGAGGGTCACCCCTTTACACTAGGCTACTGGTGGAAGGCCGTGCGTGATTCCCCCAAGTGGAATGCTCACATTTGTCTGCTGGGTCATGGTCCAAGGAAGATCAGGGCTGAGTTCGATGTGAATGCACCACCGGTTGAGGAGCAGCCGGCTCAGGTGAGGCCTGCGGGTATCAAGAGGGCAAAGAAGGGCAGGCAATCAGACTACTCAGCTGAGTTGGCAGAGCTCATCAAGCATCTGTGCAAAGCCCACGCTAGCCAACAAGAAGAAACAGCTTCCATGAAGGATTTCCAGCAGAAGCTCTCTGGGGAGAAGGTTGAGGCAGCCACCCTGAATCTGCAGGCTGCTAAGGAGAAGACCAAGGCCAAGCTGATTGACCAACAGACCAAGATGCTCGACAAGTTCACCCAGATGATTTCTGTTGACACTAGCTCCATGGAGCCATGGGCCAGGGAGGCACATATCAAGGCATGCACACTCATGTCTGACCAGCTCTGGGGCAAGGGGGCAACTCTTGAGTGA